A stretch of the Bacteroidota bacterium genome encodes the following:
- the ccoG gene encoding cytochrome c oxidase accessory protein CcoG codes for MNDKDENSSESFRDSISTINEEGKRSWIYAQKPQGPLSNKRTLLSTIYLLVFFYLPFIKVGGEPLFLINIPERKFILFGAIFWPQDLFLFVIAMLTFIVFIVLFTVVFGRVFCGWACPQTIFMEMVFRKLEYWIEGDAQYQKRLNSQPWNAEKIIKKSLKVSSFFLVSFIIANTFLAYIIGSDDVLGLYKQGLAANVGTFVSLLIFTGVFFFVYLWFREQVCIVVCPYGRLQGVLLDKNSIIVAYDYVRGEKRAKYKKNEERTAGDCIDCYQCVKVCPTGIDIRNGTQLECVNCTACIDVCNHMMKGVGLEEGLIRFDSENGIANNEKLKITSRTIAYSFVLVLLLGVLVSLLLSRSDVETTILRTPGMLYQEQPNDKISNLYNIKLINKTHELLPVTLKVEADAGEIKMIGNEIINVEKENAASSEFFVIMDKKLITSRKTELKINVYSGGKIIETVKTNFLGPITKSNHN; via the coding sequence ATGAATGACAAGGATGAGAATTCGAGTGAGTCTTTTAGGGATTCTATTTCAACAATAAATGAAGAGGGGAAGAGGTCGTGGATTTATGCCCAAAAACCTCAAGGACCTCTTTCTAATAAAAGAACACTTTTAAGTACCATTTATTTACTTGTCTTTTTTTATCTCCCATTTATTAAAGTTGGTGGAGAGCCGTTATTCTTAATTAACATCCCTGAACGGAAATTTATTTTATTCGGTGCTATTTTTTGGCCACAGGATTTGTTTTTGTTTGTGATTGCAATGCTTACTTTTATAGTATTCATTGTATTATTTACTGTTGTATTTGGTCGTGTTTTTTGTGGTTGGGCTTGTCCACAAACAATTTTTATGGAAATGGTTTTTCGTAAATTGGAATATTGGATTGAAGGTGATGCTCAATATCAAAAACGCTTAAACAGTCAACCTTGGAATGCAGAAAAAATCATAAAGAAATCGCTGAAAGTATCCAGTTTCTTCTTGGTTTCTTTTATCATTGCGAATACTTTTTTAGCCTACATTATTGGATCGGATGATGTTTTAGGTTTATACAAACAAGGCTTAGCTGCCAATGTTGGTACATTTGTTTCCTTATTGATTTTTACCGGTGTTTTCTTTTTTGTTTACTTATGGTTCAGAGAACAAGTATGTATTGTTGTTTGTCCTTATGGCCGTTTGCAAGGTGTACTTTTAGATAAAAATTCTATAATTGTTGCCTATGATTATGTAAGAGGTGAAAAACGTGCAAAATATAAAAAGAATGAAGAAAGAACAGCTGGCGATTGTATTGATTGCTATCAATGTGTAAAGGTTTGTCCTACCGGAATTGATATTAGAAATGGTACACAATTGGAATGCGTGAACTGCACTGCCTGTATTGATGTTTGTAATCACATGATGAAAGGTGTTGGATTGGAAGAAGGATTAATTCGTTTCGATTCCGAAAATGGTATTGCCAACAATGAAAAATTAAAAATTACTTCTCGTACGATTGCGTATTCATTTGTATTGGTTCTTTTGTTAGGTGTGTTAGTGTCCTTACTTCTTAGTCGTTCGGATGTAGAAACAACCATCTTGAGAACACCTGGAATGCTATATCAAGAACAACCGAATGACAAGATAAGTAATTTGTATAATATTAAGTTGATTAATAAAACACATGAATTGCTTCCTGTAACTCTTAAAGTAGAAGCAGATGCCGGAGAAATTAAGATGATTGGGAATGAAATTATTAATGTGGAGAAGGAAAATGCTGCAAGTAGTGAATTCTTTGTGATCATGGACAAGAAATTAATTACCTCCAGAAAAACGGAGTTGAAAATCAATGTGTATTCGGGCGGAAAAATTATTGAAACGGTGAAAACGAATTTTTTAGGGCCGATTACAAAGTCAAATCATAACTAA
- a CDS encoding FixH family protein, with protein sequence MLNLSWGKRIAMLYIGFVALVAVMITMSMRQKIELVSPDYYDRELVFQNKIDEMNNANALSERVSHIITDNAFVIQFPTQFKGSTLNGDVLFFRPSDASKDYKTALVLNQAGEQTVDLKLLSKGMYKMQISWKVNEIPYFVEETIVIP encoded by the coding sequence ATGTTAAACTTAAGCTGGGGAAAAAGAATTGCAATGCTATACATTGGTTTTGTTGCACTGGTTGCAGTGATGATTACGATGAGTATGCGACAAAAGATCGAGTTAGTGAGTCCTGATTATTATGACCGTGAACTTGTATTTCAGAATAAAATTGATGAAATGAACAATGCAAATGCTCTCTCTGAAAGGGTGAGTCATATAATTACGGATAATGCATTTGTAATTCAGTTTCCCACTCAATTTAAAGGAAGTACATTGAATGGTGATGTTTTGTTTTTTAGACCTTCTGATGCTTCAAAAGATTATAAAACAGCATTGGTTTTGAATCAAGCTGGTGAGCAAACAGTAGACTTAAAATTGCTTTCAAAAGGTATGTATAAAATGCAGATTTCCTGGAAAGTAAATGAAATTCCATATTTCGTTGAAGAAACAATTGTAATTCCTTAG
- a CDS encoding sulfite exporter TauE/SafE family protein, translating into MYALWPALTLGFLGSFHCVGMCGPIALALPLDRTNWVTKVLGAIVYNLGRAFVYALLGGLFGLLGQSFVIAGYQQTLSITLGVAILIMVLLPSSFTNRFKVTSFIYSFIGKLKHRIGLLFKKSSYSSLFLIGTFNGLLPCGLVYLGIAGAIATGNSLQGFAFMFVFGLGTLPAMLGLALASSSISLNFRNKINKAVPVFVVAMALLLILRGLNLGIPYVSPEMSSTAPKCSKCCHK; encoded by the coding sequence ATGTATGCATTGTGGCCCGCTTTAACGTTAGGTTTTTTAGGTAGCTTCCATTGTGTTGGAATGTGCGGACCTATTGCTTTGGCATTGCCACTAGATAGAACGAATTGGGTGACTAAAGTATTGGGTGCAATCGTTTACAATTTAGGAAGGGCATTTGTCTACGCGCTTCTTGGTGGTTTGTTTGGTTTGCTTGGACAAAGTTTTGTGATTGCCGGATATCAGCAAACGTTATCAATCACCCTTGGCGTTGCAATTTTAATTATGGTACTCTTGCCAAGCTCATTTACTAACCGTTTTAAAGTTACATCCTTTATCTATTCTTTCATAGGGAAATTAAAACATCGAATTGGTTTACTGTTTAAGAAAAGCAGTTATTCTTCCCTTTTTCTAATTGGTACATTTAATGGCTTGTTACCATGTGGTTTGGTTTATTTAGGAATAGCAGGAGCGATTGCAACAGGAAACAGTTTGCAAGGATTTGCTTTTATGTTTGTGTTTGGATTGGGAACATTGCCTGCAATGCTTGGTCTCGCTTTGGCTAGTAGCAGCATCAGTTTGAATTTTAGAAATAAAATAAATAAGGCCGTGCCGGTATTCGTTGTCGCAATGGCTTTGCTATTAATTTTACGAGGATTGAATTTAGGTATTCCTTATGTGAGTCCCGAAATGTCATCAACTGCACCTAAATGCTCAAAATGTTGTCATAAGTAA
- a CDS encoding aspartate aminotransferase family protein — protein MYWNKYTHDEMKRIVFNALKDNSAYDSTEILGLPGTYLDRETFYDDAPFLKDAPFLSTLIANPNHIGCHTLTEQEHEDVFKGTQKIEVDLIRLCAEQIFKGDFNEQDGYVASGGTEANIQAIWIYRNYFIKEKHAFIDDIAVVYSEDSHYSMAKAANLLHLNSIVLKVDESTRMIKMSDLHEKIEAARMNGVKYFIIVMNLSTTMFGSVDDISAVSDYFNDLNLTFKLHIDAAFGGFVYPFTNPENDFNFQNPNVTSITIDGHKMLQSPYGTGIFLIRKGYMDYVCTDEAQYVPGKDYTLSGSRSGANAVSVWMILRTYGSDGWKMKMEQLTDKTSRLCSKLSDMNITFFRNPYLNIIAIRSNYISNALAKKYHLVADTYEHTPQWYKIVIMPHVKQGTLDAFVNDLQSELNLNQKLCI, from the coding sequence ATGTACTGGAATAAATATACCCATGATGAAATGAAGCGCATTGTCTTTAATGCATTAAAAGATAATTCTGCTTACGACTCTACGGAAATTTTAGGCTTACCAGGTACTTACCTTGATAGAGAAACATTTTATGATGATGCCCCTTTTTTAAAAGATGCTCCTTTCTTATCTACACTTATTGCGAATCCAAATCATATTGGTTGTCATACCTTAACAGAGCAAGAACATGAAGATGTATTTAAAGGAACGCAAAAAATTGAGGTGGATTTGATTCGTTTATGTGCCGAGCAGATTTTTAAAGGAGATTTTAATGAGCAAGACGGCTATGTGGCCTCAGGAGGGACGGAAGCGAATATTCAAGCAATTTGGATTTATAGAAATTATTTTATTAAAGAAAAACATGCTTTTATTGATGATATTGCTGTCGTTTATTCTGAAGACAGTCATTATTCAATGGCCAAAGCAGCCAATCTCTTGCATTTGAACTCTATCGTTCTGAAGGTAGATGAATCTACAAGAATGATAAAGATGTCGGATTTGCATGAGAAAATAGAAGCAGCACGAATGAATGGTGTCAAGTACTTTATAATCGTTATGAATTTATCTACCACTATGTTTGGTTCTGTTGATGATATTAGTGCTGTTTCGGATTATTTTAACGATCTAAATTTAACTTTTAAACTGCACATAGATGCAGCTTTTGGCGGTTTTGTCTATCCTTTTACAAATCCTGAGAATGATTTTAATTTTCAAAATCCAAATGTAACCTCTATTACTATTGATGGACATAAAATGTTGCAATCACCTTATGGTACCGGAATATTTTTAATTCGTAAAGGCTATATGGACTATGTCTGCACGGACGAAGCGCAATATGTTCCAGGAAAAGATTATACATTATCAGGGAGCCGATCTGGTGCAAATGCTGTATCGGTTTGGATGATTTTAAGAACATATGGTTCGGATGGATGGAAAATGAAGATGGAGCAGTTAACTGACAAAACCTCTCGATTGTGTTCAAAATTATCAGATATGAATATTACCTTTTTTAGAAATCCATATTTGAATATCATTGCCATTCGAAGTAATTATATTTCAAATGCGCTTGCAAAAAAATATCATTTAGTAGCGGATACGTATGAGCACACTCCTCAATGGTATAAAATTGTCATTATGCCACATGTGAAGCAAGGCACTTTAGATGCTTTTGTAAATGATCTTCAATCAGAATTAAACTTAAATCAAAAACTATGTATATAG
- a CDS encoding MBL fold metallo-hydrolase: MYIEQIYTGCLAQASYYIESEGAAAIVDPMRDIDAYLELAKKRNTQIKYVLNTHFHADFVSGHLDLAAKTDAIVVFGPHAMPKYRAFIAEDNEFITLGDIKIKILHTPGHTIESTCFLVIDKNNEPTALFSGDTLFIGDVGRPDLMSGNLSKEILGAKLYESLNTKIKTLPDSVIVYPGHGAGSACGKNLGKESSSTIGEQKKFNYALKEMSMEAFIKIVTDDQPPVPAYFFKDAQININGHTNLETVYSKSLKRLSVEAADSEISKGAMVLDTRVSSAFASGFIPGAVNVDLDGQFAIWVGTLINIDQPLLIVADKGKEKEAITRLARIGFENVVGYLDCEVAKWKSSLDTIQVVAPSELDLELLSLTNTLLDVRRSSEVEKDKIKGAYHISLHELNSKLNELDKNKTIVVYCAGGYRSMIAASILKRNGFKNVINVSGGINLVKNLRPELVETY; this comes from the coding sequence ATGTATATAGAACAAATTTATACCGGATGTTTGGCACAAGCTTCTTACTATATAGAGTCGGAAGGTGCTGCTGCTATTGTTGACCCGATGCGTGATATAGATGCGTATCTTGAACTTGCTAAGAAAAGAAATACACAAATAAAATATGTATTGAATACACATTTTCATGCTGATTTTGTTTCCGGTCATTTGGACTTAGCAGCTAAAACGGATGCAATTGTGGTATTTGGTCCTCATGCAATGCCAAAATACAGAGCATTTATTGCTGAAGACAACGAATTCATAACATTAGGAGACATTAAAATTAAAATTTTACATACGCCCGGACATACAATTGAATCTACTTGCTTTTTAGTGATTGATAAAAACAATGAACCAACAGCTCTATTCAGTGGAGATACCTTGTTTATTGGTGATGTAGGTCGCCCGGATTTGATGAGCGGAAATTTAAGTAAAGAGATTCTTGGCGCAAAACTGTATGAATCCTTGAATACAAAAATTAAAACCTTGCCCGATTCAGTAATTGTTTATCCGGGACATGGTGCCGGTTCGGCTTGTGGAAAAAATTTAGGCAAGGAATCCAGCTCTACTATTGGTGAACAGAAAAAATTCAATTATGCGCTGAAAGAAATGAGTATGGAAGCATTTATAAAAATTGTTACAGACGATCAGCCTCCTGTACCTGCATACTTTTTCAAAGATGCTCAGATTAATATCAACGGACATACAAATTTGGAGACTGTTTATTCTAAAAGCTTAAAGAGACTTTCTGTGGAGGCTGCTGATTCTGAAATTTCGAAAGGGGCGATGGTATTAGATACGCGGGTGTCGTCAGCATTCGCTTCGGGATTTATTCCGGGGGCTGTAAATGTTGATTTGGATGGACAGTTCGCAATTTGGGTAGGTACCTTAATCAATATTGATCAGCCATTATTAATTGTTGCAGATAAAGGAAAAGAAAAGGAAGCGATTACACGATTAGCCAGAATAGGTTTTGAAAATGTTGTAGGATATTTAGATTGTGAAGTAGCTAAATGGAAAAGTTCATTGGACACAATTCAGGTTGTTGCTCCTTCAGAGTTGGATTTAGAACTTCTAAGTTTAACAAACACATTGCTGGATGTAAGAAGATCATCTGAAGTTGAAAAGGATAAAATAAAAGGAGCGTATCATATTTCATTGCACGAATTGAATTCCAAACTGAACGAATTGGATAAAAATAAAACCATTGTTGTTTATTGTGCTGGTGGATATCGTTCGATGATTGCTGCTTCTATTTTAAAACGAAATGGATTTAAAAATGTGATTAATGTTTCCGGTGGAATTAATCTTGTGAAAAATCTTCGCCCGGAGTTGGTTGAAACCTATTAG
- a CDS encoding 6-carboxytetrahydropterin synthase produces MAHALFGYDGPCKNVHGHSYKLAVTVLGTPISDRNHPKHGMVMDFTDLKSIVKPIVDELDHSTILNATTEHKKMAEENLLFSKLVLVKYQPTCENMLIDIANRIKASYIRMLNCTT; encoded by the coding sequence ATGGCGCATGCTTTGTTTGGCTATGATGGTCCATGCAAAAATGTGCACGGACATTCTTATAAGTTAGCAGTTACAGTTTTAGGAACCCCAATTTCAGATCGTAATCATCCGAAACATGGAATGGTAATGGATTTTACCGATTTAAAATCCATTGTCAAACCAATTGTAGATGAGCTGGATCATTCCACCATTTTAAATGCAACTACAGAACATAAAAAAATGGCTGAAGAAAATCTTCTTTTTAGTAAATTAGTCCTAGTAAAGTATCAACCGACTTGTGAAAATATGTTGATAGATATTGCAAATCGTATAAAAGCCAGTTACATAAGAATGTTGAATTGCACCACTTAA